One Molothrus aeneus isolate 106 chromosome 6, BPBGC_Maene_1.0, whole genome shotgun sequence genomic window carries:
- the ENTPD5 gene encoding nucleoside diphosphate phosphatase ENTPD5 isoform X1 has translation MRCWKAPKGRMTFCSSVIADTCLTASRGPGKMASSRLPILIALAFSSLPFVLSHSNREMWFQEFFPPNVCPLNAKENTFYGIMFDAGSTGTRIHIYTFVQKSPENLPEVEGEVFESVKPGLSAYADQPEKGAETVKTLLDMAVDAVPPHLWKKTPVVLKATAGLRLLSEEKAQALLSEVKEVFEESPFLVPEDSVGIMDGSHEGILAWITVNFLTGQLSGQNQQTVGILDLGGASTQITFLPRFEETLKETPEDFLTSFEMFNSTYKLYTHSYLGFGLKAARLATLGALNMEVVDGQMFRSSCLPKQLEAEWHFGGVKYQYGGNKEGETGFKPCYLEVLKVVKGKLHQPEEIRGSSFYAFSYYYDRAADTNLIDYERGGVLEVRDFERKAKEVCDNMERYNSASPFLCMDLTYIAALLKEGFGFRDNTVLKLTKKVNNIETSWTLGATFYLLQSLGMTY, from the exons ATGAGGTGTTGGAAAGCACCTAAAGGGAGAAT gaccttctgcagctctgtgattGCTGATACGTGCTTGACAGCCTCAAGGGGTCCTGGCAAGATGGCATCTTCCAGACTTCCCATCCTTATAGCATTGGCATTTTCCTCTTTGCCCTTTGTTCTTTCACATTCAAACAGGGAAATGTGGTTTCAGGAGTTCTTTCCACCTAATGTGTGCCCTCTAAATgccaaagaaaacactttttatgGCATCATGTTTGACGCAGGAAGCACTGGAACCCGTATTCATATTTACACCTTTGTGCAGAAGAGCCCAG AAAACCTTCCAGAGGTGGAAGGGGAAGTCTTTGAGTCTGTGAAGCCAGGTCTGTCTGCATATGCTGATCAGCCTGAAAAG ggCGCTGAAACTGTCAAAACATTGCTGGACATGGCTGTCGATGCTGTGCCACCTCATCTCTGGAAAAAGACCCCAGTGGTGTTAAAAGCCACGGCTGGACTTCGCTTGCTGTCGGAGGAGAAAGCTCAAGCTCTGCTTTCAGAG GTGAAAGAAGTCTTTGAGGAATCACCATTCCTGGTTCCAGAGGACAGTGTTGGCATCATGGATGGATCTCATGAAG GAATTTTAGCCTGGATCACTGTAAACTTTTTGACAG GGCAGCTGTCTGGCCAGAACCAGCAAACTGTTGGGATTCTGGACTTGGGAGGAGCCTCAACCCAAATCACATTCCTGCCACGGTTTGAG GAAACTCTGAAGGAAACCCCTGAGGATTTTCTTACCTCATTTGAAATGTTTAATAGCACGTACAAGCTCTATACCCACAG CTATTTGGGGTTTGGACTAAAAGCTGCAAGACTGGCAACGCTTGGAGCTTTGAACATGGAAG TTGTGGATGGACAAATGTTCCGCAGTTCTTGTTTGCCTAAGCAGTTGGAGGCAGAGTGGCACTTCGGGGGAGTGAAATATCAGTATGGTGGCAACAAAGAAG GAGAAACAGGATTCAAGCCTTGCTACTTGGAAGTACTCAAGGTTGTCAAAGGGAAACTTCACCAACCAGAGGAGATTCGTGGAAGTTCCTTCTATGCTTTCTCCTATTACTATGATCGAGCAGCTGACACCAACCTAATCG ATTATGAACGCGGAGGTGTTTTGGAAGTGagagattttgaaagaaaagccaaagaaG tCTGTGATAACATGGAGAGGTACAACTCAGCCAGCCCTTTCCTCTGCATGGATCTCACTTACATCGCTGCTTTATTAAAGGAAGGGTTTGGATTTAGGGACAACACAGTCTTAAAG TTGACAAAGAAAGTAAACAACATAGAGACAAGCTGGACTTTGGGTGCTACCTTTTACCTGCTGCAGTCTCTGGGGATGACTTACTGA
- the ENTPD5 gene encoding nucleoside diphosphate phosphatase ENTPD5 isoform X2, which translates to MASSRLPILIALAFSSLPFVLSHSNREMWFQEFFPPNVCPLNAKENTFYGIMFDAGSTGTRIHIYTFVQKSPENLPEVEGEVFESVKPGLSAYADQPEKGAETVKTLLDMAVDAVPPHLWKKTPVVLKATAGLRLLSEEKAQALLSEVKEVFEESPFLVPEDSVGIMDGSHEGILAWITVNFLTGQLSGQNQQTVGILDLGGASTQITFLPRFEETLKETPEDFLTSFEMFNSTYKLYTHSYLGFGLKAARLATLGALNMEVVDGQMFRSSCLPKQLEAEWHFGGVKYQYGGNKEGETGFKPCYLEVLKVVKGKLHQPEEIRGSSFYAFSYYYDRAADTNLIDYERGGVLEVRDFERKAKEVCDNMERYNSASPFLCMDLTYIAALLKEGFGFRDNTVLKLTKKVNNIETSWTLGATFYLLQSLGMTY; encoded by the exons ATGGCATCTTCCAGACTTCCCATCCTTATAGCATTGGCATTTTCCTCTTTGCCCTTTGTTCTTTCACATTCAAACAGGGAAATGTGGTTTCAGGAGTTCTTTCCACCTAATGTGTGCCCTCTAAATgccaaagaaaacactttttatgGCATCATGTTTGACGCAGGAAGCACTGGAACCCGTATTCATATTTACACCTTTGTGCAGAAGAGCCCAG AAAACCTTCCAGAGGTGGAAGGGGAAGTCTTTGAGTCTGTGAAGCCAGGTCTGTCTGCATATGCTGATCAGCCTGAAAAG ggCGCTGAAACTGTCAAAACATTGCTGGACATGGCTGTCGATGCTGTGCCACCTCATCTCTGGAAAAAGACCCCAGTGGTGTTAAAAGCCACGGCTGGACTTCGCTTGCTGTCGGAGGAGAAAGCTCAAGCTCTGCTTTCAGAG GTGAAAGAAGTCTTTGAGGAATCACCATTCCTGGTTCCAGAGGACAGTGTTGGCATCATGGATGGATCTCATGAAG GAATTTTAGCCTGGATCACTGTAAACTTTTTGACAG GGCAGCTGTCTGGCCAGAACCAGCAAACTGTTGGGATTCTGGACTTGGGAGGAGCCTCAACCCAAATCACATTCCTGCCACGGTTTGAG GAAACTCTGAAGGAAACCCCTGAGGATTTTCTTACCTCATTTGAAATGTTTAATAGCACGTACAAGCTCTATACCCACAG CTATTTGGGGTTTGGACTAAAAGCTGCAAGACTGGCAACGCTTGGAGCTTTGAACATGGAAG TTGTGGATGGACAAATGTTCCGCAGTTCTTGTTTGCCTAAGCAGTTGGAGGCAGAGTGGCACTTCGGGGGAGTGAAATATCAGTATGGTGGCAACAAAGAAG GAGAAACAGGATTCAAGCCTTGCTACTTGGAAGTACTCAAGGTTGTCAAAGGGAAACTTCACCAACCAGAGGAGATTCGTGGAAGTTCCTTCTATGCTTTCTCCTATTACTATGATCGAGCAGCTGACACCAACCTAATCG ATTATGAACGCGGAGGTGTTTTGGAAGTGagagattttgaaagaaaagccaaagaaG tCTGTGATAACATGGAGAGGTACAACTCAGCCAGCCCTTTCCTCTGCATGGATCTCACTTACATCGCTGCTTTATTAAAGGAAGGGTTTGGATTTAGGGACAACACAGTCTTAAAG TTGACAAAGAAAGTAAACAACATAGAGACAAGCTGGACTTTGGGTGCTACCTTTTACCTGCTGCAGTCTCTGGGGATGACTTACTGA